A stretch of Lathyrus oleraceus cultivar Zhongwan6 chromosome 6, CAAS_Psat_ZW6_1.0, whole genome shotgun sequence DNA encodes these proteins:
- the LOC127093834 gene encoding uncharacterized protein LOC127093834, which produces MTDIPTGGVRTLHMEVGIFGFDYDQMIGNEDFMQVFSHEEIGVNVVNTYIRFLYDKLMRPNGLDVSFGFLAPATVNLVLILNRPDTVTEYVLRILMDNKDAEKLFFIPFNTGGHWLLLAINPIREIVYYLDSLGNDWTTYPDMKVLIDTVLQAFRAQRVIQTSRRDYRDAFP; this is translated from the exons atgaccgatataccgaccggaggtgttcggaccctacatatggaggtagggattttcggctttgattacgaccaaatgattggtaatgaagacttcatgcaagtttttagtcatgaagaaatcggcgtcaacgttgtcaatacatatattag gtttttgtatgacaaattgatgcgccccaatggtttggacgtgtcattcggattcttagcacccgcgaccgtcaacttagttttaatcttaaatagaccggataccgtgacggagtacgttcttcggatcctcatggacaataaagatgcggagaagttgttttttataccgtttaataccgg tggacattggttgttgctcgcaatcaatcctatccgagaaattgtgtattatcttgactcgttaggaaatgattggacaacatacccggatatgaaggtcctaattgacac cgtcctacaagcttttcgggcccaacgagttatccaaacctcaaggaggg ATTACAGAGATGCATTTCCATAA
- the LOC127095931 gene encoding uncharacterized protein LOC127095931: MTTVSKISSLLSLSKPKLIHHTNSFLLSASNLRTLSSNSNIATRVTKKKTQAALAKEKRRTRSDKELDKDTIIELYNNNSHLHIPVMLSEVLDVFSNCSLTSFVDCTLGAAGHSTNVIKGHPELKYFVGIDVDPVASDVAQSRISSVLDDSGSSVKVFTMLRNFRRIKSVLRGTGEEHLGVASIDGILMDLGMSSMQVDDPQRGFSVLCDGPLDMRMDPQASLKAEDILNSWPDTEVGRILRDYGEESNWRTLQKKIVQARLEGGLHSTTDLLDLIKRVTPAMKGGRQGWIKTATRVFQALRIAVNDELKTLEDSLYSCFDCLAPGGRLAVISFHSLEDRIVKQTFLNIIKGNEDMGEGESGNSDLRKMIDGIKEKEAWVKQVMHGSNGIVLTKRPITPSEEEEELNRRSRSAKLRVIQKL; encoded by the exons atgaCAACGGTTTCAAAGATATCGTCACTGTTATCATTATCCAAGCCTAAACTCATTCACCACACCAATTCCTTTCTTCTCTCTGCTTCAAATCTCAGAACCCTaagcagcaacagcaacatcgCTACGAGAGTCACAAAGAAGAAGACACAAGCAGCACTTGCCAAGGAAAAGAGACGAACTCGTTCCGATAAAGAACTCGACAAGGACACAATCATTGAGCTTTATAACAACAATTCTCATCTTCATATTCCCGTTATGCTTTCCGAAGTCTTGGATGTCTTCTCAAATTGCTCCTTAACCTCTTTCGTTGATTGCACTCTTGGCGCCGCTGGCCACTCCACCAAT GTGATTAAAGGACATCCAGAATTGAAGTATTTTGTTGGGATTGATGTGGATCCTGTGGCAAGTGACGTAGCTCAATCGCGGATCAGTTCAGTTTTGGACGATAGCGGGTCTAGTGTGAAAGTGTTTACCATGTTAAGGAATTTTAGGCGCATTAAGTCTGTGCTTAGAGGAACAGGCGAGGAACACTTGGGGGTTGCGTCTATTGATGGCATCTTGATGGACCTCGGAATGTCATCGATGCAG GTGGATGATCCTCAAAGAGGATTCAGTGTGCTTTGTGATGGACCCCTTGATATGCGTATGGATCCTCAG GCAAGCCTTAAAGCAGAAGACATACTAAACTCGTGGCCAGATACTGAAGTGGGCCGTATCCTAAGGGATTATGGGGAAGAAAGTAATTGGCGCACTCTGCAGAAGAAAATTGTTCAAGCCCGTTTAGAAGGTGGATTACATTCCACTACCGACTTGCTGGATCTTATTAAGCGCGTGACTCCTGCAATGAAAG GTGGAAGGCAAGGTTGGATAAAGACAGCAACCCGAGTATTTCAAGCATTGAGAATCGCGGTCAATGATGAACTGAAGACTCTTGAGGATTCCCTCTATTCTTGTTTTGACTGCCTTGCACCTGGAGGCAGGCTCGCCGTCATATCCTTTCACAGTTTGGAGGACAGAATTGTGAAGCAAACATTTCTTAATATAATTAAAGGGAATGAAGACATGGGCGAAGGGGAAAGCGGCAATAGTGATCTGAGGAAGATGATTGATGGAATCAAAGAAAAAGAAGCGTGGGTAAAACAAGTAATGCATGGATCAAATGGTATAGTTCTCACAAAAAGACCAATCACACCATCAGAAGAAGAGGAGGAATTGAACCGCCGAAGTCGAAGTGCAAAGCTCAGGGTTATTCAGAAGCTTTGA
- the LOC127095929 gene encoding uncharacterized protein LOC127095929: MYNGIGLQTPRGSGTNGYIQSNKFFVKPRTSKVAENMKGFEADQGTAGVTRKANKEILEHDRKRQIQLKLVILEDKLIDQGYTESEIAEKLEEARINLEAAADENDGSSNLDKVSDTQTHQIAARKEKQMETLKAALGIASSEPGELNADGNDEETGNERGVSVPDAKHISEHSFLDRDFSRKKQPEEVLKEENTKKKSVKDTKHNRKGGTLKKKHKDDSSDSDSSTDDEKTGRRKHSRVKNDSNDGSDSDSDAQRKVKAKKKQKTSLHHKKGRVEDSDDTDFTSDSDVSNSARRSNKKPEKASKKHDSDSDSDHHEGLARHRTKEVKGNTKMSKRHDSEEEPDSDSEAEKHSRLDKQKMKRYGSTNEDSGRVGVRHASRQDKHVKRRSYSSSDDSSSDSDSGSSDSDRRYERTRKGGFVAKRGGPKEKINDRVIAAEKGKSSANTDGLDTLRKSYGRDFKEDPNSRSQAMAKGDKKIDEDRDRETFKLAKHDGEGRKSESKSRIYQNENPEKEGYSKSARLRGNDIETSEQRGRNYNKDVESPSVGRIDRYREDYDTRRKGRHDNDYKQDQDNHGEKKHGRNEDERIERKHLRDEDDSRDGKHKRGREVHQEKKSLRGDEDGRGERKHGKDEDFPIGRKHLRDEGGHIETKIRGTEDERTGRKTLRDGDDYEERKKLRDDDRHREAQNKRDESGIGERKNSRDEDGRGEKKSSRDGDDHRETKIRRIEDDRTGRKAIRNGDDYGERNHSRNEGRHREAPNKRDGAGSGEVKNSRDEDDRKEIKNSRGEDDYKERKSSRDEDLREERREAPNRRDGAGSGEVKNSRNEEDRRERKNSRDEDDYKERRSSRDEDVREERKHRGGEDYHGERKRRRDDDDHVHGERRHYRRDDDDGERKYRRE, translated from the exons ATGTATAACGGAATAGGGTTACAAACCCCAAGAGGTTCAGGTACCAATGGGTACATTCAGAGCAACAAGTTTTTCGTGAAGCCTAGAACTTCAAAGGTGGCTGAGAACATGAAGGGGTTTGAAGCAGATCAGGGTACTGCTGGGGTTACCAGAAAGGCCAACAAAGAGATTCTTGAGCATGACCGCAAGCGTCAGATTCAGCTCAAGCTTGTTATCCTTGAAGACAAGCTAATTGATCAGGGTTATACTGAGTCTGAGATTGCTGAGAAACTTGAGGAGGCTCGGATTAATTTGGAAGCTGCAGCTGACGAAAATGATGGATCGTCCAATTTGGATAA GGTTTCCGATACACAGACTCACCAAATTGCTGCTAGAAAGGAAAAACAGATGGAAACATTGAAAGCTGCTCTTGGCATAGCTTCATCTGAACCCGGTGAATTGAATGCAGATGGGAATGATGAGGAGACTGGAAATGAAAGGGGTGTATCTGTTCCGGATGCAAAACATATTTCTGAACATTCCTTTTTGGACAGAGATTTCAGTCGGAAGAAACAACCGGAAGAAGTTCTAAAAGAAGAAAATACTAAGAAAAAGAGTGTCAAAGACACAAAGCACAACAGGAAGGGTGGGACTCTCAAGAAAAAGCACAAGGATGATTCATCTGATTCAGACAGCAGTACGGATGATGAGAAGACAGGTAGAAGGAAGCACAGTAGAGTGAAAAACGACAGTAATGATGGatctgattctgatagtgatgCTCAGAGGAAGGTCAAGGCTAAAAAGAAACAGAAGACATCATTGCACCACAAGAAAGGCAGGGTGGAGGACAGTGATGATACCGATTTTACTTCTGATTCTGATGTCAGCAACAGTGCAAGAAGAAGTAATAAGAAACCAGAAAAAGCAAGTAAGAAGCatgattctgatagtgattctgatcATCATGAAGGCTTGGCTAGGCATAGGACTAAAGAAGTGAAGGGAAATACAAAGATGAGCAAACGCCATGATTCTGAAGAGGAACCTGATTCTGATAGTGAGGCAGAGAAACACAGTAGACTGGATAAGCAGAAAATGAAGAGGTATGGTTCTACTAATGAGGATTCTGGTAGAGTCGGTGTTAGGCATGCTTCAAGACAAGACAAACATGTTAAAAGGCGGTCATACTCTTCCTCTGATGATAGTAGCAGTGACTCTGATTCGGGTAGCAGTGATAGTGATCGCAGGTATGAAAGAACTAGGAAAGGTGGGTTTGTAGCAAAGAGAGGTGGGCCAAAGGAGAAAATAAATGACAGAGTTATTGCTGCCGAAAAAGGGAAAAGTAGTGCTAATACTGATGGATTGGATACTTTAAGAAAATCATACGGGAGAGATTTTAAAGAGGATCCAAATTCTAGAAGTCAAGCAATGGCAAAGGGTGAcaagaagattgatgaagataGAGATAGGGAGACTTTCAAATTGGCTAAGCATGATGGAGAGGGTAGGAAGTCTGAGTCAAAATCTCGAATTTATCAAAATGAAAATCCAGAAAAAGAGGGTTATTCTAAGTCAGCTAGGCTCAGAGGCAATGATATTGAGACTTCTGAGCAGAGAGGCAGAAATTATAACAAGGATGTTGAATCACCATCTGTTGGACGAATTGATCGGTATAGGGAGGATTATGATACAAGAAGGAAGGGAAGACATGATAATGATTATAAACAGGATCAGGATAACCATGGAGAAAAAAAACATGGAAGGAATGAAGACGAGCGCATAGAAAGAAAGCACTTAAGGGATGAGGATGATTCAAGAGATGGAAAACATAAAAGAGGCAGGGAAGTTCACCAAGAGAAAAAGAGCTTAAGAGGTGATGAAGATGGTCGTGGAGAGAGAAAAcatggaaaggatgaagatttTCCTATAGGAAGAAAGCACTTGAGGGATGAGGGTGGTCACATAGAAACAAAGATTAGAGGGACTGAGGATGAACGTACAGGAAGAAAGACCTTGAGGGACGGGGATGATTATGAAGAAAGAAAGAAATTAAGGGATGATGATCGTCATAGAGAAGCACAAAACAAAAGGGATGAGAGTGGCATTGGAGAAAGAAAGAACTCAAGGGATGAGGATGGCCGTGGAGAGAAAAAGAGCTCTAGGGATGGGGATGATCATAGAGAAACAAAAATCAGAAGGATTGAGGATGACCGTACGGGAAGAAAGGCCATAAGGAATGGAGATGATTATGGAGAAAGAAATCACTCGAGGAATGAGGGCCGCCATAGAGAAGCACCAAACAAAAGGGATGGGGCTGGCAGTGGAGAAGTAAAGAACTCAAGAGATGAGGATGATCGCAAAGAAATAAAGAACTCAAGGGGTGAGGATGATTACAAGGAGAGAAAGAGCTCCAGGGATGAGGATCTTCGTGAGGAAAGAAGAGAAGCACCAAACAGAAGGGACGGGGCTGGCAGTGGAGAAGTTAAGAACTCAAGGAACGAGGAAGATCGCAGAGAAAGAAAGAACTCAAGGGATGAGGATGATTATAAGGAGAGAAGGAGCTCTAGGGATGAGGATGTGCGTGAGGAAAGAAAGCACAGAGGGGGTGAGGATTATCATGGAGAAAGAAAGCGCAGAAGGGATGATGATGATCATGTGCATGGAGAAAGAAGGCATTATAGAAGGGATGATGATGATGGAGAAAGAAAGTACAGAAGGGAGTAG
- the LOC127095930 gene encoding uncharacterized protein LOC127095930, whose protein sequence is MAKSILLCNKLYGNGQLFWVTHSFHNFTQRKKMEIKVKATTSSDSNVKKANLFATKKERVNLPTYDDVVGSKKYHISEFLSQPSGIAAVLNTKALQSFQSLDANTYRCELPKLRLLNFEASPFIDLRVTSTDEDCLVEMISCKFEGSEIIEEQNDHFSAFMINRMTWSDADAESFLEVDVKLNLTLEIYTRPFTMMPISAVEGPGNIMMQALVDKLVPLLLEQMLQDYDEWIQKQLCCLNKSSS, encoded by the exons ATGG CAAAATCAATCCTTTTGTGCAACAAATTGTATGGAAATGGACAACTTTTCTGGGTTACACATTCCTTCCACAATTTCACCCAACG GAAGAAAATGGAGATTAAGGTAAAAGCGACGACTTCCTCGGATTCAAATGTAAAGAAAGCAAATTTGTTTGCTACTAAAAAGGAAAGAGTTAATCTGCCAACATATGATGATGTTGTTGGAAGTAAAAAATACCACATCAGTGAATTTCTAAGCCAGCCTAGTGGAATTGCAGCAGTGTTGAACACAAAGGCATTGCAATCATTTCAATCCCTTGATGCTAACACATACAG GTGTGAACTTCCTAAACTTAGACTTTTGAACTTTGAAGCTTCTCCTTTCATAGATCTGCGGGTTACCTCAACAGATGAAGATTGCTTGGTTGAAATGATTTCTTGTAAG TTCGAGGGTTCAGAAATCATTGAAGAGCAAAACGACCACTTTTCAG CGTTCATGATAAATCGAATGACATGGAGTGATGCTGATGCTGAAtcatttttggaagttgatgtgAAGTTGAATCTCACACTTGAG ATCTATACACGCCCGTTTACCATGATGCCTATTTCAGCTGTTGAAGGTCCTGGAAATAT AATGATGCAAGCTTTGGTGGACAAGCTGGTGCCACTGCTACTTGAGCAGATGCTACAAGATTATGATGAATGGATTCAAAAGCAGTTGTGTTGTCTAAATAAGTCTTCTAGTTAA